One window from the genome of Chlamydiota bacterium encodes:
- the nadC gene encoding carboxylating nicotinate-nucleotide diphosphorylase produces the protein MKLDPAAVKELVRRALEEDIGPGDITTAALVPPEEEVSAEIVAGEPLVVAGLPVAAEVFAQLDARVVFEPLLADGSAVSAGARVAVVSGPAAPILTGERTALNFLQRLSGVATLTRRFVERAEGGSATILDTRKTTPGLRHLEKYAVAAGGGANHRMGLHDRILVKDNHLCILKRYSADAVARAVALARERSPGVPVEVEADRLEEAEAAAKAGADCILLDNMTAGELREAVELIDGRAAAEASGGVTLETVAEIARTGVQFISVGALTHSARAVDLSLAILA, from the coding sequence ATGAAGCTCGATCCGGCGGCGGTGAAGGAACTGGTCAGGCGCGCCCTCGAGGAGGATATCGGGCCCGGCGACATCACGACCGCCGCCCTCGTCCCCCCGGAGGAGGAGGTGAGCGCCGAGATCGTCGCCGGCGAACCGCTTGTCGTCGCGGGCCTGCCGGTGGCGGCGGAGGTCTTCGCGCAGCTCGACGCGCGGGTGGTCTTCGAGCCGCTCCTTGCCGACGGGAGCGCGGTCTCCGCCGGCGCCAGGGTGGCCGTCGTCTCGGGCCCCGCCGCCCCGATCCTCACGGGCGAGCGCACGGCCCTCAACTTCCTCCAGCGCCTTTCCGGCGTCGCCACGCTCACGCGCCGCTTCGTGGAGCGCGCGGAGGGGGGGTCCGCCACGATCCTCGACACGCGCAAGACCACGCCGGGGTTGCGCCACCTCGAGAAGTACGCCGTGGCCGCGGGCGGCGGCGCGAACCACCGGATGGGCCTGCACGACCGGATCCTCGTCAAGGACAACCACCTCTGCATCCTGAAGCGCTACAGCGCCGACGCAGTCGCCCGGGCGGTGGCGCTCGCGAGGGAGAGGAGTCCCGGCGTCCCCGTGGAGGTGGAGGCCGACCGTCTCGAGGAGGCGGAGGCCGCGGCGAAGGCGGGGGCGGACTGCATCCTGCTCGACAACATGACCGCGGGGGAGCTGCGCGAGGCGGTCGAGCTCATCGACGGCCGGGCGGCCGCAGAGGCCTCCGGCGGCGTGACCCTGGAGACGGTCGCGGAGATCGCCCGCACCGGGGTGCAGTTCATCTCCGTCGGCGCGCTCACGCACTCGGCGCGGGCGGTCGACCTCAGCCTCGCGATACTCGCATGA
- a CDS encoding TrkA family potassium uptake protein, with protein sequence MKQFAVIGAGRFGASVAKTLSEQGCDVILIDNNAERLRALDDLVTQAIELDATDEKALAAAGIAEVDAVVLALGRRMEESILITMLLKEMGIKQVIVKATSEAHYKILTRIGADRIVFPEREMGVKVANSLINPTILDYIEVAPGYNIIETRPPEDIVGKSLEESKARSRYGVDIIALKRMKPVLDAAGDSRLEEEVTIVPHAHEVINENDTIIVIGREDLLAEFRR encoded by the coding sequence GTGAAACAGTTTGCGGTCATCGGGGCGGGGCGTTTCGGGGCGAGCGTGGCGAAGACCCTCAGCGAACAGGGGTGCGACGTCATCCTCATCGACAACAACGCGGAGCGGTTGCGCGCCCTCGACGATCTGGTCACCCAGGCGATCGAGCTCGACGCGACCGACGAGAAGGCGCTCGCCGCCGCGGGGATCGCCGAGGTCGACGCCGTCGTCCTCGCGCTCGGCCGGAGGATGGAGGAGAGCATCCTCATCACGATGCTGCTGAAGGAGATGGGGATCAAGCAGGTCATCGTCAAGGCGACGAGCGAGGCGCACTACAAGATCCTCACCCGGATCGGCGCGGACCGGATCGTATTCCCGGAACGGGAGATGGGGGTCAAGGTCGCCAACAGCCTCATCAACCCGACGATCCTGGACTATATCGAGGTCGCCCCGGGCTACAACATCATCGAGACCAGGCCGCCCGAGGATATCGTCGGAAAATCGCTCGAGGAGTCCAAGGCGCGCTCGCGCTACGGCGTGGATATCATCGCCCTGAAGCGGATGAAGCCCGTCCTCGACGCCGCCGGGGACAGCCGCCTCGAGGAGGAGGTGACCATCGTTCCGCACGCGCACGAGGTCATCAACGAGAACGACACGATCATCGTGATAGGCAGGGAGGACCTGCTCGCGGAGTTCAGGCGCTGA
- a CDS encoding alpha/beta fold hydrolase, translating to MRQEPVVFENEGQKLFGTVHVPDPPHLPPFPALVMLHGFTGNRIEAHQLFVKAARRFAAAGILVLRFDFRCCGESEGEFRDLTVRGEISDAVKALGLVRGRGDVDASRVGLLGLSLGGAVAACVAGMPTHAPRCLVLWAAVADLPRAFGGKIAGKIAPDPGQRRVHDHFGNALSRALLDELRGFAPLASLGGWAGPALVVHGDADAGVSPDDALLYEEALSGRGFVELRMIRGSGHTFAGLAWEREVIETTARFLESRL from the coding sequence ATGCGACAGGAACCGGTCGTCTTCGAGAACGAAGGCCAGAAGCTGTTCGGGACGGTCCACGTCCCGGACCCCCCGCACCTCCCCCCGTTTCCCGCGCTCGTGATGCTGCACGGCTTCACGGGGAACCGGATCGAGGCGCACCAGCTGTTCGTCAAGGCCGCGCGCCGGTTCGCCGCGGCGGGGATCCTCGTCCTCAGGTTCGACTTCCGATGCTGCGGCGAGAGCGAGGGGGAGTTCCGGGACCTGACCGTCCGGGGGGAGATATCGGACGCCGTGAAGGCGCTCGGGCTCGTCCGGGGGAGGGGGGACGTCGACGCCTCCCGCGTCGGCCTGCTCGGGCTGAGCCTCGGGGGCGCCGTCGCCGCCTGCGTCGCCGGGATGCCGACACACGCGCCGCGCTGCCTCGTCCTCTGGGCGGCGGTGGCGGACCTGCCGCGCGCGTTCGGAGGGAAGATCGCGGGGAAGATCGCGCCGGATCCCGGGCAACGCCGCGTGCACGACCATTTCGGGAACGCGTTGAGCCGGGCCCTCCTCGACGAGCTCCGCGGCTTCGCTCCGCTCGCGTCCCTGGGCGGATGGGCCGGGCCGGCGCTCGTCGTCCACGGCGACGCCGACGCGGGCGTCTCCCCCGATGACGCGCTCCTCTACGAGGAGGCGCTCTCGGGGCGGGGGTTCGTTGAACTGCGGATGATCCGCGGCTCCGGCCACACCTTCGCGGGACTGGCGTGGGAACGCGAGGTCATCGAGACCACCGCCCGCTTCCTCGAATCCCGGCTCTGA
- a CDS encoding valine--tRNA ligase encodes MKELATRYDPKTVEDRWYSRWESRGYFAACPRPGAEPYVIVIPPPNITGILTMGHVLNATLQDILVRWKRMEGREVLWLPGTDHAGIATQNVVEKELAKAGTKRGMLGREEFLKRVWDWKERYGGTIIRQLKKLGCSCDWSRERFTMDDGLSRAVREVFVRLHEKGLVYRGRYIINWCPRCHTALSDEEVEHEEHDGHLWHIRYPLKDGNGHVTVATTRPETLLGDTAVAVNPSDARYRLLVGKTLVVPSVRREIPVIADEFVDPKFGTGAVKVTPAHDPNDFQMGLRHDLPQVAVMDGNAAMTEEAGPEYEGMDRFECREALLDALQKMKLLDKIEKHRHAVGHCYRCRTVIEPYLSPQWFVKMKPLAEPALRAVLEGNVAFCPERWVKVYQHWMENIRDWCISRQLWWGHRIPVWYCAGCGETVVARETPASCPRCDGTNLAQDEDVLDTWFSSWLWPFSTLGWPDRTEDLRRFYPTSTLVTGPDIIFFWVARMIMAGIEFTGEVPFGRVFFTGIIRDMQGRKMSKSLGNSPDPLDVISRYGADALRFTIARLSPVGQDVHYADESCELGRNFANKIWNASRFLLLNLDGDDATGGDAAAPTMDDRFILSRLHRAIRDVTAALEAFRFNEAAERLYDFFWNDYCDRYIESAKGRLQAKTGPGARRARAVLLRCLETFLRLLSPFMPFLSEEIWQMLPNRDGESVTRCAWPAPDPSLIDPALERQVDLRFEAVRAVRNLRKEHGVAAGTAVEVVVKPASSDEAAALEEGREVCEALMRARAMRIDPRFAPPRTMPAAPLSSGTIVYVDLSEILDPAAERSRIAREIEGIDRELAKVDRELANEAFVAKAPPKVVEMRRNKREALAARRLKVMKGLETP; translated from the coding sequence ATGAAAGAGCTCGCGACGCGCTACGATCCGAAGACGGTCGAGGACCGCTGGTACTCGCGCTGGGAGTCCCGCGGCTACTTCGCCGCCTGCCCGCGCCCGGGGGCGGAGCCGTACGTGATCGTCATCCCCCCCCCCAACATCACCGGCATCCTCACGATGGGGCACGTCCTCAACGCCACGCTCCAGGACATCCTCGTCAGGTGGAAACGGATGGAGGGGCGGGAGGTGCTCTGGCTCCCCGGCACCGACCACGCCGGCATCGCCACGCAGAACGTCGTCGAGAAGGAGCTCGCCAAGGCGGGGACGAAGCGCGGGATGCTCGGGCGCGAGGAGTTCCTGAAACGGGTCTGGGACTGGAAGGAACGCTACGGCGGGACCATCATCCGGCAGCTCAAGAAGCTCGGCTGCTCCTGCGACTGGAGCCGGGAGCGGTTCACGATGGACGACGGGCTCTCGCGCGCCGTGCGCGAGGTCTTCGTGCGCCTCCACGAGAAGGGGCTCGTCTACCGCGGCCGCTACATCATCAACTGGTGCCCGCGCTGCCACACCGCGCTCTCCGACGAGGAGGTCGAGCACGAGGAGCACGACGGGCACCTCTGGCACATACGCTACCCGCTGAAGGACGGGAACGGGCACGTCACGGTGGCGACCACGCGCCCCGAGACGCTGCTCGGGGACACGGCGGTCGCGGTCAACCCGTCGGACGCGCGCTACCGCCTCCTCGTCGGGAAGACGCTGGTCGTCCCCTCGGTGCGGCGCGAGATCCCGGTCATCGCGGACGAGTTCGTGGACCCGAAATTCGGCACCGGCGCCGTCAAGGTGACGCCCGCGCACGATCCGAACGACTTCCAGATGGGCCTGCGCCACGACCTCCCCCAGGTGGCGGTCATGGACGGGAACGCGGCGATGACGGAGGAGGCGGGCCCGGAGTACGAGGGGATGGACCGGTTCGAGTGCCGCGAGGCGCTCCTCGACGCCCTCCAAAAGATGAAGCTCCTCGACAAGATCGAGAAACACCGCCACGCCGTGGGGCACTGCTACCGGTGCCGCACGGTGATCGAGCCGTACCTCTCCCCGCAGTGGTTCGTCAAGATGAAGCCGCTGGCCGAACCCGCCCTGCGGGCGGTGCTCGAGGGGAACGTCGCCTTCTGCCCGGAGCGCTGGGTGAAGGTCTACCAGCACTGGATGGAGAATATCCGCGACTGGTGCATTTCGCGCCAGCTCTGGTGGGGGCACCGGATCCCGGTCTGGTACTGCGCCGGATGCGGGGAGACGGTCGTGGCGCGCGAGACCCCCGCCTCCTGCCCGCGCTGCGACGGGACGAACCTGGCGCAGGACGAGGACGTGCTGGATACCTGGTTCTCGTCGTGGCTCTGGCCCTTCTCGACGCTCGGCTGGCCCGACAGGACGGAGGATCTGCGCCGCTTCTACCCGACCTCGACGCTGGTCACGGGGCCGGACATCATCTTCTTCTGGGTCGCCCGGATGATCATGGCGGGGATCGAGTTCACGGGGGAGGTCCCGTTCGGGCGCGTCTTCTTCACCGGGATCATCCGCGACATGCAGGGGCGCAAGATGAGCAAGTCCCTCGGCAACTCCCCCGACCCGCTCGACGTCATCTCGCGGTACGGCGCCGACGCGCTCCGTTTCACCATTGCGCGCCTGAGCCCGGTCGGGCAGGACGTCCACTACGCCGACGAGTCGTGCGAGCTGGGCAGGAACTTCGCCAACAAGATCTGGAACGCCTCCCGGTTCCTGCTGCTGAACCTCGACGGAGACGACGCAACGGGCGGCGACGCGGCCGCCCCGACGATGGACGACCGGTTCATCCTGAGCCGGCTGCACCGCGCCATCCGGGACGTCACCGCCGCGCTGGAGGCGTTCAGGTTCAACGAGGCGGCCGAGCGGCTGTACGACTTCTTCTGGAACGACTACTGCGACCGGTACATCGAGTCGGCGAAGGGGCGCCTCCAGGCGAAGACGGGGCCCGGCGCGCGGCGGGCGCGGGCCGTTCTGCTGCGGTGCCTGGAGACGTTCCTGCGCCTGCTCAGCCCCTTCATGCCGTTCCTGAGCGAGGAGATCTGGCAGATGCTCCCGAACCGGGACGGCGAATCGGTCACCCGCTGCGCCTGGCCCGCGCCCGATCCGTCGCTGATCGACCCCGCCCTCGAGCGACAGGTGGATCTCAGGTTCGAGGCCGTGCGCGCGGTGCGCAACCTCCGCAAGGAGCACGGGGTGGCGGCCGGGACCGCGGTGGAGGTGGTCGTCAAGCCCGCCTCTTCCGACGAGGCGGCGGCGCTGGAGGAGGGGCGGGAGGTCTGCGAGGCGCTGATGCGGGCGCGGGCGATGCGCATCGACCCTCGATTCGCGCCCCCGCGCACGATGCCGGCCGCGCCGCTCTCGTCGGGGACGATCGTCTACGTGGACCTCTCCGAAATCCTCGACCCCGCCGCCGAGCGGAGCCGCATCGCCCGCGAGATCGAGGGGATCGACCGCGAGCTCGCGAAGGTCGACCGGGAGCTCGCCAACGAGGCGTTCGTCGCCAAGGCGCCGCCGAAGGTCGTGGAGATGCGGCGGAACAAGCGGGAGGCGCTCGCCGCCCGCCGCCTGAAGGTCATGAAGGGGCTGGAGACGCCCTGA
- the mnmA gene encoding tRNA 2-thiouridine(34) synthase MnmA: protein MKIVVGMSGGVDSACAALLLKEAGHEVVGVVLDLLPDARAGEEGIGAARAAAERIGIPLETIDARKRFQERVIERFREAYASGRTPNPCVVCNAEVKFAALIRRADEIGAAAVATGHYARIAHGPAGPLLLRGVDPARDQSYFLSRLARPLLRRLCFPLGGLLKDEVRRLAAKGGLDACVRPESREICFAAGGDYRLLLPAGRGEGDILDAAGRVVGRHPGIGHFTIGQRAGRYLRSGGRRYVLSIDPARNAITVGEAAELLTPGFAAHRLNWLAFDGPPGPFRALVKIRSAHAGAMGRLRPGPGGTAEVLFDEPQPAVTPGQAAVFYDGEIVLGGGWIEKMATE, encoded by the coding sequence ATGAAGATCGTCGTCGGCATGTCGGGAGGCGTGGACAGCGCCTGCGCCGCCCTGCTGCTCAAGGAGGCGGGGCACGAGGTCGTCGGCGTCGTTCTCGACCTGCTCCCCGACGCCCGGGCGGGCGAGGAGGGGATCGGGGCGGCCCGCGCGGCCGCGGAGCGGATCGGGATCCCCCTGGAGACGATCGACGCGCGAAAACGGTTCCAGGAACGGGTCATCGAGCGCTTCCGGGAGGCGTACGCGTCCGGCCGGACGCCGAACCCGTGCGTCGTCTGCAACGCCGAGGTGAAGTTCGCCGCGCTCATCCGCCGCGCGGACGAGATCGGCGCGGCGGCGGTCGCCACCGGCCACTACGCGCGCATCGCGCACGGCCCCGCCGGCCCTCTGCTTTTACGGGGGGTGGACCCCGCCAGGGACCAGTCCTACTTCCTGTCGCGGCTGGCCAGGCCGCTGCTGCGGCGCCTCTGCTTCCCGCTCGGCGGCCTTCTCAAAGACGAGGTGCGCCGCCTTGCCGCGAAGGGCGGGCTGGACGCCTGTGTCCGCCCGGAGAGCCGGGAGATCTGCTTCGCCGCCGGGGGCGACTACCGCCTCCTCCTGCCGGCCGGGCGCGGGGAGGGCGACATCCTCGACGCCGCGGGGAGGGTCGTCGGGCGCCACCCGGGCATCGGCCATTTCACCATCGGGCAGAGGGCGGGGCGCTACCTGCGGTCCGGGGGGCGCCGCTACGTCCTCTCGATCGACCCGGCGCGCAATGCGATCACCGTGGGGGAGGCCGCGGAACTGCTCACGCCGGGCTTCGCGGCACACCGGCTCAACTGGCTGGCGTTCGACGGTCCGCCGGGCCCGTTCCGCGCCCTCGTGAAGATCCGTTCCGCGCACGCGGGCGCGATGGGGCGGCTGCGCCCCGGGCCGGGCGGGACCGCCGAGGTTCTGTTCGACGAACCGCAGCCGGCGGTGACCCCCGGGCAGGCGGCCGTCTTCTACGACGGGGAGATCGTCCTGGGCGGCGGGTGGATAGAGAAAATGGCAACGGAGTAG
- a CDS encoding amidohydrolase family protein, with protein MKLDLLIKNARTRFSKGTTLDIGIAGGRIAKIGQRIGGEAKRKIDADGALVTESFVNGHLHLDKVYTLTRVGMDALSSYTAGAMGGAMTAIEQAARVKADYDEKWIIENVRKAVALAVKHGNTHIRAFADVDTKAKLEGVKALLRAREEFKDRVEIQVVAFPQDGVVRDPGAEEYVRQAMDLGADVVGGIPWIEYTEADARRHVDLMFALATRYDKGVSMLVDDAGDPGLRTLEMLIMKTLETGWEGRVTAQHARAMALYPEPYYRKIEALLKKARVGIVSDPQTGPLHARVRDLYAAGIGVALGQDDIADAYYPFGRNNMLEVAFLAAHLMWMSTPQDMEILYDLITTNAARALGIEEFGLKEGNRADLVVLNAEAVWEAIWNHEAPRHVIKSGKEITLR; from the coding sequence GTGAAACTCGATCTGCTGATCAAAAACGCGCGCACCAGGTTCTCGAAGGGGACGACGCTCGATATCGGCATCGCGGGCGGACGCATCGCCAAGATCGGCCAGAGGATCGGCGGCGAGGCGAAGCGAAAGATCGACGCGGACGGGGCGCTCGTCACGGAGTCGTTCGTCAACGGGCACCTGCATCTCGACAAGGTCTACACGCTCACGCGGGTCGGGATGGACGCCCTCTCCTCCTACACCGCGGGCGCCATGGGCGGGGCGATGACGGCGATCGAGCAGGCCGCGCGCGTGAAGGCCGACTACGACGAGAAGTGGATCATCGAAAATGTCCGCAAAGCCGTTGCGCTGGCGGTGAAGCACGGCAACACGCACATCCGCGCCTTCGCGGACGTCGACACCAAGGCCAAACTCGAGGGGGTCAAGGCGCTGCTGCGGGCGCGCGAGGAGTTCAAGGACCGGGTCGAGATCCAGGTGGTGGCCTTCCCGCAGGACGGCGTGGTGCGCGACCCCGGCGCCGAGGAGTACGTCCGGCAGGCGATGGACCTCGGGGCCGACGTCGTCGGCGGGATCCCGTGGATCGAATACACCGAGGCGGACGCCCGACGGCACGTGGATCTGATGTTCGCCCTCGCCACGCGGTACGACAAGGGCGTCTCGATGCTGGTGGACGACGCGGGCGACCCGGGCCTCCGCACGCTCGAGATGCTTATCATGAAGACGCTCGAGACCGGATGGGAAGGGCGCGTCACGGCGCAGCACGCGCGCGCGATGGCCCTCTACCCCGAGCCGTACTACCGGAAGATCGAGGCGCTCCTGAAGAAGGCGCGGGTCGGCATCGTGAGCGATCCGCAGACCGGCCCGCTCCACGCGCGGGTGCGGGACCTGTACGCCGCCGGGATCGGGGTCGCCCTCGGCCAGGACGACATCGCGGACGCCTACTACCCGTTCGGCAGGAACAATATGCTCGAGGTGGCGTTCCTCGCCGCGCACCTGATGTGGATGAGCACCCCGCAGGATATGGAGATCCTCTACGACCTGATCACGACCAACGCGGCGCGCGCGCTCGGGATCGAAGAGTTCGGCCTGAAGGAGGGGAACAGGGCCGACCTGGTCGTCTTGAACGCCGAGGCGGTCTGGGAGGCGATCTGGAACCACGAGGCCCCGCGCCACGTGATCAAGTCGGGGAAGGAGATCACGCTGAGGTAG
- a CDS encoding citramalate synthase, giving the protein MKTVTLYDTTLRDGSQAEGISFSSADKLLIARKLDEFGVHYIEGGWPGSNPKDIDFFAQIRSLGLKRSRVAAFGSTRRAKTPVAEDLNVIRLREAETPVVTIFGKSWMLHVKEVLRTSPEENLAMIRDTVRYFKELGREVIYDAEHFFAGWHADRDYALATLLAAEEAGADTVVLCDTNGGTLPLQVAAVVREVRRRLKAPLGIHSHNDSGMGVANAIIAVEEGAVHVQGTINGYGERCGNADLTTIIPTLVLKMGIPCVDRTRLRSLVELSRFVDEIANMAPWPRAPYVGVSAFAHKGGVHADAVLKNPCGYEHVDPAAVGGARRVLVSELAGKSSVFMKARDMRLGLAKDAPAIRGVLEVIKRLESEGYEFEAAEGSFKLLIEKALKRHTAFFGLEGFRVSVEKRADGRLISEATIKVKVGTLFEHTAAEGDGPVNALDNALRKALLPFYPAIADLALADYKVRVLNVKKGTAAKVRVLIQSKDRNAEWGTVGVSDNIIEASWQALVDGVEYKLLKDRVKPALVRRG; this is encoded by the coding sequence ATGAAGACCGTCACACTGTACGACACCACGCTGCGCGACGGGTCGCAGGCCGAGGGGATCAGTTTCTCCAGTGCGGACAAGCTCCTCATCGCGCGCAAGCTCGACGAGTTCGGCGTCCACTACATCGAGGGCGGCTGGCCCGGTTCGAACCCGAAGGATATCGACTTCTTCGCACAGATACGCTCCCTGGGCCTGAAGCGGTCGCGCGTCGCCGCCTTCGGGAGCACCCGGCGCGCGAAGACGCCCGTGGCGGAGGATCTGAATGTCATCCGGCTCCGCGAGGCGGAGACGCCGGTGGTCACGATATTCGGCAAGAGCTGGATGCTCCACGTGAAGGAGGTGCTCCGGACCAGCCCCGAGGAGAACCTCGCGATGATCCGCGACACCGTCCGCTACTTCAAGGAGCTGGGCCGGGAGGTCATCTACGACGCCGAGCATTTCTTCGCCGGCTGGCACGCGGACCGCGACTACGCCCTGGCGACGCTTCTCGCCGCCGAGGAGGCGGGCGCCGACACCGTCGTCCTCTGCGACACGAACGGGGGGACGCTCCCCCTGCAGGTCGCCGCGGTCGTCCGGGAGGTCCGGCGGCGGCTGAAGGCCCCGCTCGGGATCCACTCGCACAACGACTCCGGGATGGGGGTCGCGAACGCGATCATCGCCGTGGAGGAGGGGGCGGTCCACGTCCAGGGGACGATCAACGGCTACGGGGAGCGCTGCGGCAACGCCGACCTCACCACCATCATCCCCACCCTCGTTTTGAAGATGGGGATCCCCTGCGTCGACCGGACGCGGCTGCGGTCGCTCGTGGAGCTGTCCCGTTTCGTGGACGAGATCGCCAACATGGCGCCGTGGCCGCGGGCGCCGTACGTCGGGGTCAGCGCCTTCGCGCACAAGGGGGGCGTCCACGCCGACGCGGTGTTGAAGAACCCGTGCGGCTACGAACACGTCGACCCCGCGGCGGTCGGCGGCGCGCGGAGGGTCCTCGTCTCGGAACTGGCGGGCAAGTCGAGCGTCTTCATGAAGGCGCGCGATATGCGCTTGGGGCTCGCCAAGGACGCCCCCGCCATCCGCGGCGTGCTTGAGGTGATCAAGCGCCTCGAGAGCGAGGGGTACGAGTTCGAGGCCGCCGAGGGGTCGTTCAAGCTCCTGATCGAGAAGGCGCTGAAGCGGCACACCGCCTTCTTCGGCCTGGAGGGCTTCCGGGTGAGCGTCGAGAAGCGCGCCGACGGAAGGCTCATCTCCGAGGCGACGATCAAGGTGAAGGTCGGAACGCTGTTCGAGCACACCGCCGCGGAGGGCGACGGGCCGGTCAACGCGCTCGACAACGCGCTGCGGAAGGCGCTGCTCCCGTTCTATCCCGCGATCGCCGACCTCGCCCTGGCCGACTACAAGGTGCGGGTCCTCAACGTGAAGAAGGGGACGGCCGCCAAGGTCCGCGTCCTCATCCAGTCGAAGGACCGCAACGCCGAGTGGGGGACGGTGGGCGTCTCCGATAACATCATCGAGGCGAGTTGGCAGGCCCTCGTGGACGGGGTGGAGTACAAGCTGCTGAAGGACCGGGTGAAGCCCGCCCTGGTCCGGAGGGGCTGA
- a CDS encoding biotin--[acetyl-CoA-carboxylase] ligase, with protein sequence MTSRPGDDREDAILERLLRADGYVSGEEIAQHLRISRTAVWNHVSALKRIGLEIESQPHLGYRLAAEPDLLLPAVLRHGLKSELIGRAIVYFERTSSSNDEAERLARGGEPEGTVVVAEEQTAGRGRVGREWRSPRHRGIYLSLILRPALSPARVSFLTLCSATAAQRAIEACAPGLQASVKWPNDVLVGGRKVCGILTELGTEADRINHAVLGVGMNVNHEPEDLEGIPAATSLRIETGGELSRPALARAFLEEFDIQYALLRAGRHTEIIGRWLDASVTVGRRMRVVSLAGGRWEGVATGLDDDGRLLLRLDNGLTRRVTGGDVTLL encoded by the coding sequence ATGACCTCCCGTCCCGGCGACGACAGGGAAGACGCCATCCTCGAGCGCCTGCTTCGCGCCGACGGATACGTCTCGGGCGAGGAGATCGCGCAGCATCTCCGGATCTCCCGCACCGCGGTCTGGAACCATGTCAGCGCCCTGAAACGGATCGGCCTGGAGATCGAATCGCAGCCGCACCTCGGCTACCGGCTCGCGGCGGAGCCCGACCTCCTGCTCCCCGCCGTACTGCGGCACGGCCTCAAGTCGGAGCTGATCGGCCGCGCGATCGTCTATTTCGAACGAACCTCCTCGAGCAACGACGAGGCGGAGCGGCTGGCCCGGGGCGGCGAGCCCGAGGGGACGGTCGTCGTCGCCGAGGAACAGACCGCGGGGAGGGGGAGGGTGGGGCGGGAGTGGCGCTCCCCGAGGCACAGGGGGATCTACCTCTCGCTGATCCTTCGCCCGGCCCTCTCCCCGGCGCGTGTTTCGTTTTTGACGCTCTGCTCGGCGACGGCGGCGCAGCGGGCGATAGAGGCCTGCGCGCCCGGGCTCCAGGCGTCGGTGAAATGGCCCAACGACGTGCTCGTCGGGGGGCGGAAGGTCTGCGGCATCCTGACCGAGCTCGGCACGGAGGCGGACCGGATCAACCACGCCGTCCTCGGCGTCGGGATGAACGTCAACCACGAGCCCGAGGACCTCGAGGGGATCCCGGCGGCGACCTCGCTCCGCATCGAGACCGGCGGGGAACTGTCGCGGCCCGCCCTCGCCCGCGCGTTCCTGGAGGAGTTCGACATCCAGTACGCGCTTCTGCGCGCCGGGCGCCACACCGAGATCATCGGCCGGTGGCTGGACGCGTCGGTCACCGTCGGGCGGCGCATGCGCGTCGTCTCCCTCGCCGGCGGGCGGTGGGAGGGGGTCGCGACCGGGCTGGACGACGACGGCCGCCTGCTTTTGCGCCTGGACAACGGCCTCACCCGCCGCGTCACCGGCGGGGACGTAACGCTGCTCTGA
- a CDS encoding type III pantothenate kinase, translating to MAARTPRSERFLIADAGNTTVHFGICTATRLLCRFRVPSRPTGALAAAKGELAAGIAAHGPLAGALVSSVVPRLNGTLARICRDAGVAAVFLTHETPSGIRLAYPRPWEIGADRIANAVAARELHGAPAIVVDVGTALTFDCISARGEYLGGIIAPGPRLSCAALAGHTGLLPLVEPAAPPGVIGRSTVQAIRSGVVLGTRLLIRGLVKELRRPLGGRPALIFTGGQFGLVARGWAHHGLVEPFLTLHGLRIIRARLPRGDGPG from the coding sequence ATGGCTGCACGAACGCCTCGATCGGAGCGGTTCCTGATCGCCGACGCGGGGAACACGACCGTCCATTTCGGGATCTGCACCGCGACGCGGCTGCTTTGCCGATTCCGCGTCCCCAGCCGGCCGACGGGGGCGCTGGCCGCCGCGAAAGGCGAACTCGCCGCGGGAATCGCGGCGCACGGCCCGCTCGCCGGGGCGCTCGTCTCCAGCGTGGTCCCGCGCCTGAACGGGACGCTCGCGCGGATCTGCCGGGATGCGGGCGTCGCCGCCGTCTTCCTGACGCACGAGACGCCCTCCGGGATACGGCTCGCCTATCCGAGGCCGTGGGAGATCGGCGCGGACCGGATCGCCAACGCCGTCGCGGCGCGGGAACTCCACGGGGCGCCGGCGATCGTGGTGGACGTCGGCACCGCCCTCACCTTCGACTGCATCTCCGCGCGGGGGGAGTACCTCGGGGGGATCATCGCGCCCGGCCCGCGTCTTTCCTGCGCGGCGCTGGCCGGGCACACCGGCCTCCTCCCGCTCGTGGAACCGGCCGCGCCGCCCGGGGTCATCGGCCGCAGCACCGTGCAGGCGATCCGGTCGGGCGTGGTGCTGGGCACGCGCCTCCTCATCCGCGGACTCGTCAAGGAGCTCCGCCGCCCGCTGGGGGGCCGGCCGGCGCTCATCTTCACCGGCGGCCAGTTCGGCCTGGTCGCGCGCGGGTGGGCGCACCACGGGCTGGTCGAGCCGTTCCTGACGCTGCACGGGCTTCGGATCATCCGCGCCCGGCTCCCCCGCGGCGACGGCCCGGGATGA